The DNA region TAGCGACAGGAAAAGTCTACAAGTCACAATGTATGATATCAAATTTCTGAGCTGCACGAGATGATGACACGTGAAAGGGTAAACAAATATAACGTCCCAACTGACAGGCATGGCACAGAGTATGGCTAGTATCTTTATTACATGCGGGTATAAAAGAAACTAGTTTAGATAATGCCTCATGACCAGGATGGCCGAGGCGGCGATGCCAGAGAGAAGCAGATGACGCGGTGAGGAGGGTGCTTGACGAGGTGGCTGGAAGACGAAGAGGGTACAATGGCCCGGAGCTATTGCACCTGACGATCGTTGTCCGagatagaagatccttcacagAGCAACCAGCAGGGTCAAATTCCACGGACCAATTGTTGTCAGAAGTAAACTGGTGAACAGATATAAGATTCTTATTTTAATAAGGAGTGGTGAAACCAAAACATTATTAAGATGAAGTGAGCCAGGAAGGGTTGTTGTGCAAGTGGAGGTAACGGGTAACAACGAACCATTACCGACAACGATTCATGATGGAACGGGATACCGCGGTAGCGAGGAACAAGAGAGAATGCCTGCATCGGAGGTCATGTGAGAGGTGGCACCTGAATGGAAGTACCACTCGATGTTCTGGGGTTGTCGCAGCGCCATGGTGTTGAAGGACGACGCGAGAGACTGCTGATCCCAGTAAGGGAGGCTGGTGCCGATGTCGTGGAGCCCGATGGTGAGGTGGCCCATTGCCCCTGGGCGCCAGTGAGCAGCGCCTGCGGTTGCTGCTGGGCGAGGAGGGCGGCCTTCTGGTGCTGAGCCAAGAGGGCAGCCTCCTGCtgcttctgatgagccagctgcgcagcctgctgctgctgctgctaagcTAGCTGCGCGGCCTGCAGGTGCTGTTGCTAGGCTAACAGGGCGacctgctgcggtggaggacaAGCCGGAGGCCGTTGGCCAGGCCACATGAAGATGGACCTAGCCCACGTGTTCTGCAGGCTTGGCTTACCTCGCCAGGGCCGCCAGGCGCTGGCGCACCATTGATGGTGCCACCAGGGGTGGGCGTGCTAGGCGATGAGGTCTGgttcccgcggccgccgccgccgcgcttgcCCCGCTTGGACCCGCCCCCGGAGTTGGGCGGGTGTTGCGGCGCCGGTGGAGGGGCTAAAGTCGAACCGGTGCCGGCGGCGATGAGGGCCGTTGAGGGAGCAGACGTGGAGGAGTTCGCCAAGGTGAGCTCTTCTAGGAGGAGATCGGcgcggacctccaggaaggagGGGAAGGGTTTGCCGCGGCGAAGATGGCGACCGATGCCAACGAACTTGTGGTGGAGAGCATGGATCACATTAAGAACAAGTGTGCGATCAGTGATTACCTCACCCAAGTCGCCCAGGGCGTCGGCCATGGACTTGAACTGGCGGCAATACTCCGTGATGGTCTGGTCGCGTCGGCTGAAGGAGCGGAACTCAGCGTCGAGGTAGAGGGCGCGTGTTTCCTAGTTGCCGAGGAAATATGTTTCAACAGCGAGCCAAGTGGcgctcgccgtggcgccgcgCACCATGATGGTTTCGACAAGGTCGAAGGAGACGGTGCCGAGGATCCAGGAGCGCACGACGAAATCCATCCGAACCCAATCAGGAGACTGGGGGAGGTGAGTGTCGGAGAGAACGTGATCCTGGATCGTGTACTTGCCTAGCGTGAGGAGGAAGGCCTCCCTCCAGTGAGCGTAGTTGTCAGCCTTGGGGTCGAGGACGATCGGCATGAGCGAACGGATGTTCTGCACAGCGATCGCCTAGGCGTGGAGGttgaggacggcggcggcctcgtGGATGAGCAGGGCATCGACGTCGGGCTACGGAGGCGGCTCGGAGATGTTCGAGCCGGTGCCGCGCTCGTTGTTGGGCTGCCGAGGCGGCGTAGCGGCGCGCTTGCGGGCCGCGCGCTCCAGGGCAGCGCAGGCGCGGGTGTCAGCCTCGTCGCGGATCTTGATGGCGTCGGCAGCCTCACGTTCGGCGTCCGCCGTGCGAGCGAGGGCGGCGTCGTGGGCCTCTTTGGCCGCGAGGGCACCCTACAACTTCTCCAGGCGCTCCTTCTCGGCGAGCGCCTGCTGCTACTGGGGGTGGAGGCCGAGGCATCGGGCAGCAAGGCGCCAGTCATGATGGACGTGCCACAAGGGAATCGTGCGCTGGGGCAGCGACGGCCGGTGCAGGGAAGCGACGCCGGCAGCAACACACTAGGGTTTTGCGGAAGTAGGATCAGAAAGGTCGAACTTTTGATACCATGTAAGCTGAAATATGGCGATAGTAGATTGATTGATTGATGTAGAATACATGTACATATATAGGCTGGGAGACCTTGGTTTATGGAAGTATGACCAACATAGAAGCCCTGGCCCCAATCCATCTACAGGTGCGCACGGGCTATACATGCTGAGGGCAGCACCGGGCCTAAAGGCCCAAGCCGGCTGAGATACACATCTGTCCTAACACAAACATCCAAATATACATGCCTACAACACTATAATCCCACCGATGGTAAGGATTAGAGTTACTAACACTGTAGTTTTGAAGATCCTCTGCATTAGAATTTGGCACAAACATTGGATACATAGCACACGACTCATATTAGCATCACTGAATAGGGAACAGCTATGGAACAGAAAACTTGCTGCACAATGGAAATTGGGCTCTCAAGCATATATCTGCTATTTGGGTGGATATTATTAGCCCTCACCAACCAACAAAACGGGGCGTGGCAAATCTAGAAATGGTTTAGCTCTACAGTGGTGCGCCCAACCAACACAAGATCATGATGCCTTTACCAAGGATTCAAGGaacaaggtagggttatctgcCTTCTGATTTGCATAGAGGATGCCCAAAAAAACCTTACTGGTCTTGAAAATTGCATTGACAACCACCAATTTGCATCCTACCTATGACTCCTTGTTCCATTGTTACAACTCAAGATCTCCATGGTGGAGCTTTCCAGATGTTCACCTGTACAGCCAAACAACTCATGCTATAACACAGGTTGTACTGTTATGACACAGTAAATGGGAAACAACAGAAAATGCCAAAACTAAGTCATATGATGAATCAGGGCTAAAATTAATGGGCAATCAAATATTTTCAGATCTGTGGTTAAACTAATTTAACGTAAAGTAGGCAAAAGTTTTTCAAACCAGTGCTAAATGAATAACGATTATTTTAGACAATGTATTTAACACTTCACTGTATAGCTAAACATCTGCATGGATAATCCTCAAAAAATTCAGTACAAAGACCTATAAAGATAAAGGCATGGACATATATGTCCCTTAGGACAGATAACCATGAGCAAGAATCCTTGATTTCATCATTGAAAAGCAACTAGCTAATCCTTGATTGGTTGAAAAGAACACATACCAGCAATTGTCCTTCAGACTTGGGCAAAACCAGACCAGAAGATAGTGACATAATTTAATTTCAGTTGCTGGCATACCATCTCATTACTGCTCAACAGAGACAAATATCTGCCACATTAATTGATGCAACAAGCTAAGCTGCAACATGACAAGTTGACAGCAATAAAGGGCCTTCCATGGAGGAGAGGAAGGCCTCAAGAGAAATCTATACAGTATTATCACAATAGTATGTATAGATTCTATCTGTGACAGAGTATGTGCAATGTGGACTTTGAACTATTTGGCTCATCATGTCAAGTTACAAGGTTAAGTAGGGTAAGTTTTTTAACAGAAGATGTCAGGAAATAGAGAAACCATCAATAACTTATAATCCATTATTGATATGCAAGAAAGGTTACATTTGATAGACTGAAGTGAACTCTGAAGGACCCCAGAACATATTTTATCTTTTTAAATTTCTCAATAAATGAACAGTGCAGTCTGATATCTTGTATGTGAAAGCATTTTGCTCAAGATACACCGACACTCTGTACTGGTATATCTGTATATCATAGTAAGCACTGTTCCTACACAAAGGTTGAAGAGCATCATCTTTCTTGTTGCTACATAGAAACAAATTGGAACTATAGATTGAATTGTTAAACAAAACCTTTTCCAACAGTTTCTCATGCTATGATCTCCTGAAGATCGTCCCTGGGACTCTGTAATCCACTATTTTATCAGTATAGGagaaatatatataaaaaaatacaTACAGCAGCTTAAATCTATAGCCCTTGTACATATATCTGTCATCTAAAAGGCTCTACAGGTGCTGTTTCTTCAAGAAAAGCAGAAGCTTGAAAGCATTCAGCAGCTTCAACTGCTGATCTGCCACCTTCCTCTTTGTAAAGCAGGCCAAGATTGAACCATGCAACATGATTAGTTCTATCCAGTTGCAATGCATCAGTCAGGAAGCACCGTACAGAAGACAATGGCCTGTTACCAAGTTGCCGTAGAACAGTGGCAATCGATATCAAACTTGGGACATGTTTAGGATCAAGGTCTAATGCTCTGAAAAAAGCTCCCAAAGCTTCTTTTGTAAGACCTTTTGCTTCATATATTTTTCCTGGAAATGAATAACTTTGTGAACAATATGAAATGAAGTATCTACAGTGTAGAAGGTGCCTTTTGTCGAAGTTAACTGAAATCTCAGATCGTTGACTTATAAGAAACTCAAATAAATAAATTCAATGGACAACTAATGTTATAAATATATAACTGAATTAAAAATCTGATaatttggaaaagaaaaaaattcaaaatttaTGAGTTaatgcattttgaaaaactaaaTAGAGAAATTGCGGATAGGTGTATATGGTAGGAATATTTAGATTTGATAATTCATTAGACATGTCAACTTTTCAATTATCAAGGTCCCGATGAAAACAAAATGACAATGTAGCAAGCAAGATTTTAGTCATATTTAAAAGAAATGAACAAAAATCACCTGTAGCATGCCAAGCCAATGCAGAATAAGGACTGATGGATCTTATCTTCAATACACAAACCTCTGCATCCCTCCATTGTGCCATACCTAGGTACAAGAGAGCTAGATCATACCAGGTCTCTATTTCCAGGCCTTTATCATCTTTGTTGCCCTGCAGAAAGTAATATAAGAGCTTCAGAGGTAATGGTAACCAACTGACCACCTAATTGCTACTGTGCTATGGGCATAATAACCAGCATGAAAAGCTAAGAGGTCAGTGAGTAGGAGGTCTTTACTACCTTCAGCAAAATTGCTCTGTTGTTCCACGTGTAGCATAAATGCAATTAAATTCATGGTACAGATAAAAGCTTATATCCAAAAAATGAGGCTGTAGCAATAACCCTATGTCTATTGTTGGTTAATATAAATCTAATATGACCAAAACTTGTCCACTTATTTAAAGAAAAAAAGGATGTTAGAGTAAGTGTGCAACAATAACATCAACATAACTATGCCCTATTCATGAATATTGAAACTGAAATAAGTATTTAATTGTCGAATCCACATGCCGTCAAATCGCTGTAAAATGTATACTGCTTTGACTGGAAGAAAATGCTACTGATATTCGAATAAACAGCAACAAGAAAATTTCACCTTTTGCTATGGTCTGAGTGTATGTGGTGTATTGGGCTATTAGCAAGAATGTGTATTTACAGCTGCCATGTTTAAAAACAGAAGTTTCAAAGTACCTTTGCCGAGTAAATCCCAGCAGCTGAACTTTTCGTTCTAAGTTGAATGATAGCAAGAAGTTGGGTGTATGTCTCAACTGCATCTCTGAATTGACCCTGTGCAGCCTGAATTCTGGCTTTGGTTCGCAAGAGATCTCCTTGACTCCATTTGCCAGTCTGATCTAGAGCAGCATCAACAATTGTTTCAGCATCGGCGAACTGCTTCTGAGCACTCAGTATTCGAGCTAAAAGAAGCCAACTCCTCAGCTCTGATCCAGCCTCAAGTTTCACCAGCTTCTTTGCATAAAAAGAAGCTGGTTCTAATTTCCTCTGCTCAGCATTTTCAAGGCTGAGACTGTACAATACCCTAGAATCTTTCCCGTGCATCTTCTTGTCAGCGTTCCCAAGCACTTCCAGTGCTTCACACTGCCAAGCAGTTCTCTCTGTTTCAGATATTGCACTTCTAGCTTGATTAGAAAGCGTAACACCAAGCAACAGCTCTGCAACTCCGGCCATCTGTTCGCATCCTCCCTGCATATTGGCAATGGCTCTCCGTGCATAGGAAGCACCTTCAGTATGAGCACTTATCTCAACACAAGCCTTTGAAGCTAGGAGAAGTTCTTTGAGATGATCAGAATCCTCTCCAGCCTTTAGAATTTGTTTGAGTAGATTCAGGGCACTCAGATCATCTTCTTCTGCTAAGTAACACAATGCAACATTATATAACCATTCTATTTTATCTAACACGCCAGGTAGCGGTTCTTCAAATTGTCCAGCCAGTGGAATTAGCTGCCCTGACATGGCCAGTGCAAAAGTAAGGTGATGCATCACAGAGGGATCCCGCTCAATCCTCTTGAGATTGAACTTcctcaacagaatcatcaaaaGAAGAATAGCCTCTTCCATATTGTTGCGAGGTACAAATGAACCATCCAACTGAGAATGGAGATTTGGAGGGCGTGCTTCGCAACCACTATATAAGAGAAAAACAGCAAATTTCTTTTGTATCCTTGCTACAGTATCTCCATCAAGATTCCAGTTATTGAGAAGCGACCTCCTATATGAAGAAATGGCTTCAAGTGAAAAGCCCCCTGATTTCCACAGCTCAGGGAGTAACTCTACAGCCTTGCATATTATTTCATTCAGTTTGCAACCTTTTCCAAAGCCTGGTGGCAAACCCTCAGGTATTGCTGCTTCCACAATATCCAATATCATTCTACATTCTCGTGCAGCTTCTGTAAAATCAAACATATTGAATTAAATTTACACTAGCCTCATGCAT from Panicum hallii strain FIL2 chromosome 9, PHallii_v3.1, whole genome shotgun sequence includes:
- the LOC112874320 gene encoding protein NPGR2, producing MEGRKRRGRFRNSLRQMAMECLCSSEQLNGADETVRSSDSTITKDFSASGYSSRNGEIEQYLDNGNIEEAELSLREGICLNYEEARALLGRLEYQRGHVEAALRVFDGIDISALVPKMKISIARKAERRKTHSQWDSPPMPLHAVSLHMEAIYLKARALHDLGKYKEAARECRMILDIVEAAIPEGLPPGFGKGCKLNEIICKAVELLPELWKSGGFSLEAISSYRRSLLNNWNLDGDTVARIQKKFAVFLLYSGCEARPPNLHSQLDGSFVPRNNMEEAILLLMILLRKFNLKRIERDPSVMHHLTFALAMSGQLIPLAGQFEEPLPGVLDKIEWLYNVALCYLAEEDDLSALNLLKQILKAGEDSDHLKELLLASKACVEISAHTEGASYARRAIANMQGGCEQMAGVAELLLGVTLSNQARSAISETERTAWQCEALEVLGNADKKMHGKDSRVLYSLSLENAEQRKLEPASFYAKKLVKLEAGSELRSWLLLARILSAQKQFADAETIVDAALDQTGKWSQGDLLRTKARIQAAQGQFRDAVETYTQLLAIIQLRTKSSAAGIYSAKGNKDDKGLEIETWYDLALLYLGMAQWRDAEVCVLKIRSISPYSALAWHATGKIYEAKGLTKEALGAFFRALDLDPKHVPSLISIATVLRQLGNRPLSSVRCFLTDALQLDRTNHVAWFNLGLLYKEEGGRSAVEAAECFQASAFLEETAPVEPFR